In Planctomycetaceae bacterium, the sequence AAATAGAAAATTTATCGCTGCCGGAATGAACGCTTAATTTCAGATTAGCGGGCAGACCGAATTCCTTAATCGCGAAATTAATTACCGCGATGTCCTCGTTGAATTCTTTCTCAAATTGTTTTACATCGCCGACATAATCGACACCTTTATTAAATCTGCCTGTGAATTTTGGTGCGATTGTTTGAGCCGGTATTTTTTCAGCGGCAATTGCAGACAGAATGAAAAACATCTCGACCGGACTTTGCGGCTGATTCGATTCATCCATCGAAACTTCTGTAACGAAATTATCCGCACCTTTCTTGTTGGCGACGTGTCTGAAAATCTCGCCTGCCTTTTTTACGGCAAGCAGAAATTTTGAGCCGATGTTTTCAAGGTCGCTTTGTGTGATGTTGAATTTTCCGTCGATGCCGGGAATCGACAATGTACCGAGGAATTTCTTGTTTTGGGCTATAAATGCGTTTAAGGTCTTTTCTTCGCATTTCTGGCCGATGTAATCCGCGACATCGAGGGTGAAGAAATTGCTCGGCTCGATAAACGAATCGACTGTGCTCAAATTGATATGGTCTGCGTCAACATAATATGAATCTTTCCAGCCGAAGAATTTCACGGCGGCATCAGCTTCGGCACGCAGGTCGGCAGGCTTTGTGCCGATGATGGAATGTTCGCGGTTCGACTTGTTCCAGACGGGCACTAAATTACAGCCTCGCTGTTTTGCTTTTATTATAGCTGCCAGTTGTGCTTTGCCCTGATGCGCGAATCTGTCGCCTGTGCCGATGGAATATTTTTCAATCTTCATATTAAATTCCTGAAAAAAATTATGCAGAAGTATTTTTCTGTTCGGATAACTCCGTTGTATGTTCCGTATGTTCCAGATGTTTGGCAATGGCTTTGGCGGCACTTTTGACATCTCGTGATGCCAAAGCCGCAAGCATTTTTTTGTGATAACTAATCGCGTAATCAACTTCCGCCTCATAAATACTTGAAAAAACCTGTGTGTATTTATGATAATCCGCGATTGAGGCGAAAGCGGTAATCAGGGGCATATTTCCAGTCGCGTGTATGATTGTCTGATGAAATTCCATATCGAACTTGAAGAAATCCAGAAGATTATCCTTCGACTGTTCCATTTTTTCGATAAGTTTTTCGAGATACTCAAGCTGGTCGTCATTTATTTTTTCGC encodes:
- a CDS encoding tagaturonate epimerase family protein, with translation MSKVPPKPLPNIWNIRNIQRSYPNRKILLHNFFQEFNMKIEKYSIGTGDRFAHQGKAQLAAIIKAKQRGCNLVPVWNKSNREHSIIGTKPADLRAEADAAVKFFGWKDSYYVDADHINLSTVDSFIEPSNFFTLDVADYIGQKCEEKTLNAFIAQNKKFLGTLSIPGIDGKFNITQSDLENIGSKFLLAVKKAGEIFRHVANKKGADNFVTEVSMDESNQPQSPVEMFFILSAIAAEKIPAQTIAPKFTGRFNKGVDYVGDVKQFEKEFNEDIAVINFAIKEFGLPANLKLSVHSGSDKFSIYAPIKRVLKKTGAGLHLKTAGTTWLEEIIGLAIAGGEGLVIAKDVYKQALEHFDELCGPYATVIDINKAQLPTASEVAKWDSEKYANTLRHDLDCKDYNLNFRQLIHVGYKIAANIGARYINALEKFEDTIAQTVTENIFDRHIKRIFID
- a CDS encoding FadR family transcriptional regulator, which produces MNKELLHTKLVRELIAAIASGSFGDGARLPAERQLCKQYNLSRGTVRQAFYDLEKLGVVKIKAGSGAYVQKVSQKKLPTHLLPRDFESVSIADIIYARKAIETAAITLACEKINDDQLEYLEKLIEKMEQSKDNLLDFFKFDMEFHQTIIHATGNMPLITAFASIADYHKYTQVFSSIYEAEVDYAISYHKKMLAALASRDVKSAAKAIAKHLEHTEHTTELSEQKNTSA